In one window of Candidatus Polarisedimenticolia bacterium DNA:
- a CDS encoding glycosyltransferase: MTHRIKASLILAILACLLPIGSVSPATQKPAQAPGQQKKNARSDLHDAMRKLWEDHITWTRLFIVSAAADLPDKQATTNRLLQNQVDIGNAIKPYYGNEAGDKLTALLKEHITLAAELVTAAKASESAKVADANKRWVANADQIAAFLSGANPTAWPAADMQQMMHEHLNLTTAEVQDRLKGDFEADIADYEKVHEQILRMADMLSDGIVKQFPKKF; the protein is encoded by the coding sequence ATGACCCATCGAATCAAGGCCAGTCTGATACTCGCGATCCTCGCCTGCCTGCTCCCGATCGGCAGTGTCTCGCCCGCGACGCAGAAGCCGGCCCAGGCGCCGGGACAGCAAAAGAAGAATGCCAGGAGCGACCTGCATGACGCCATGCGCAAGCTGTGGGAGGACCACATCACCTGGACGAGGCTGTTCATCGTCAGCGCCGCAGCCGATCTGCCCGACAAGCAGGCGACCACCAACCGGCTGCTGCAGAACCAAGTCGACATCGGCAATGCCATCAAGCCCTATTACGGGAACGAGGCGGGTGACAAGCTCACGGCCCTGTTGAAAGAGCACATCACGCTGGCCGCCGAGCTGGTCACCGCCGCCAAGGCGTCCGAGAGTGCCAAGGTCGCGGACGCGAACAAGCGATGGGTCGCCAATGCCGATCAGATTGCCGCTTTCCTGAGCGGGGCGAATCCCACGGCCTGGCCCGCCGCCGACATGCAGCAGATGATGCACGAGCACCTCAATCTCACGACGGCCGAGGTGCAGGACCGGCTGAAGGGTGACTTCGAGGCCGACATCGCCGATTACGAGAAGGTGCACGAGCAGATTCTGCGCATGGCCGACATGCTGAGCGACGGCATCGTCAAACAGTTCCCGAAGAAGTTCTGA